Proteins encoded by one window of Planktothrix tepida PCC 9214:
- a CDS encoding NAD-dependent epimerase, whose translation MANLLVTGAAGFIGFHLCQRLLDRGDTVIGIDNINDYYDVSLKHARLDQLKNREGFTFKKLDLADREGMNQLFTEGNFERVAHLAAQAGVRYSLKNPYAYLDSNLVGFLNILEGCRHSQIQHLVYASSSSVYGENKKIPFSVEDNVDYPVSLYAATKKANELIAHSYSHLYNIPSTGLRFFTVYGPWGRPDMAMFIFTKAILEDKPIDVFNYGKMQRDFTYIDDIVEGVIRTLDRIPQPGENQHTTAPYKVYNIGNNQPVELLHLIEVLEATLGKPAIKNFMPIQPGDVPMTYADVDALIQDVNFQPNTSIEVGVQRFVEWYRSYYQV comes from the coding sequence ATGGCAAATTTATTAGTCACTGGTGCGGCTGGATTTATTGGATTTCATTTGTGTCAACGGTTATTAGACCGAGGAGATACTGTTATCGGAATTGATAATATTAATGATTATTATGATGTGTCTCTGAAACACGCCCGTTTAGACCAATTAAAAAATCGGGAAGGATTTACTTTTAAAAAACTAGATTTAGCTGACCGAGAGGGAATGAATCAGTTATTTACTGAGGGAAATTTTGAACGAGTGGCTCATCTTGCCGCCCAAGCAGGAGTACGATATTCTTTAAAAAATCCCTATGCTTATCTTGATAGTAATTTAGTCGGATTTTTGAATATTTTAGAAGGCTGTCGCCATTCTCAAATTCAACATTTAGTATATGCCTCTTCCAGTTCCGTTTATGGGGAAAATAAGAAAATTCCCTTTTCCGTTGAAGATAATGTAGACTATCCCGTCAGCTTATATGCAGCAACTAAAAAAGCTAATGAATTAATCGCCCATAGTTATAGCCATTTATACAATATTCCCTCAACGGGATTACGATTTTTTACTGTTTATGGCCCTTGGGGTCGTCCCGATATGGCAATGTTTATTTTTACCAAAGCCATTCTCGAAGATAAACCCATTGATGTGTTTAATTATGGAAAAATGCAACGAGATTTTACCTATATTGATGATATTGTCGAAGGCGTAATTCGTACCTTAGATAGAATTCCTCAACCGGGTGAAAATCAACATACAACAGCCCCCTATAAAGTGTATAATATTGGTAATAATCAACCCGTTGAATTGTTGCATTTAATTGAAGTATTAGAAGCAACATTAGGTAAACCTGCCATTAAAAACTTTATGCCCATTCAACCCGGAGATGTGCCCATGACCTATGCTGATGTCGATGCTTTAATTCAAGATGTAAACTTTCAACCCAATACTTCAATTGAAGTGGGAGTCCAACGATTTGTAGAGTGGTATCGTTCTTATTATCAAGTTTAG
- a CDS encoding glycosyltransferase family 2 protein translates to MYQVVDGELTTAIQTTLAEGKGLSLVIPAFNEEAAIATVVTGMINLLKPTGGEFEVLVVDDCSTDSTAEKAKQAGAKVIRQGRNRGYGAALKTGIRKAKYGLIAIADADGQHDAEQLASLLMALGDADVAIGTRYNSPVPFLRKPGKLILKWVANWVTGWKIPDLNSGLRVMRREAIFDCMHLAPDGFSFSTTTTIALINNGWLIQWVPIIINQRVGRPSSVKIVRDGLNTILLIIRIVVLFAPLRVFLPVSLFLIVAGLISSISGIILEDNLADRDVIILLSGIIIFFYGILADQLSAIRREMKQM, encoded by the coding sequence ATGTATCAAGTGGTGGATGGAGAGTTAACAACGGCAATTCAAACAACCTTAGCGGAAGGAAAAGGACTGTCTTTAGTCATTCCTGCCTTTAATGAAGAAGCCGCAATTGCAACGGTTGTGACGGGAATGATTAACCTCTTGAAACCAACTGGAGGCGAATTTGAGGTTTTAGTGGTTGATGATTGTTCAACGGATTCAACAGCAGAAAAGGCAAAGCAAGCGGGAGCAAAAGTCATTCGTCAGGGTCGAAATCGGGGTTATGGTGCGGCTTTAAAAACAGGAATTCGTAAAGCAAAATATGGATTAATTGCCATTGCAGATGCTGATGGTCAACACGATGCTGAACAATTAGCGAGTTTATTAATGGCGTTAGGCGATGCAGATGTTGCGATAGGAACTCGTTATAATTCACCTGTTCCATTTTTAAGAAAACCTGGAAAATTAATCTTAAAATGGGTAGCGAATTGGGTGACAGGATGGAAGATTCCTGACTTAAATTCGGGCTTAAGAGTCATGAGACGAGAAGCAATTTTTGATTGTATGCACCTTGCCCCCGATGGATTTTCCTTTAGTACCACAACAACCATTGCCTTAATTAATAATGGGTGGTTAATTCAGTGGGTTCCGATTATTATTAATCAACGAGTGGGTCGTCCCAGTTCAGTTAAAATTGTTAGAGATGGATTAAATACCATTTTGTTAATTATTAGAATTGTGGTGTTATTTGCCCCTTTAAGAGTATTTTTACCCGTCAGTTTATTTTTAATTGTTGCAGGTTTAATTAGTTCGATTTCAGGCATAATATTAGAAGATAACCTAGCGGATCGAGATGTGATTATATTATTATCAGGAATCATAATCTTTTTCTATGGAATATTAGCGGATCAATTATCAGCAATTCGTCGAGAAATGAAACAGATGTAG
- a CDS encoding nucleotide sugar dehydrogenase codes for MYSHSHRIAVLGLGYVGLPVAIAFAEVFPETVGFDIKLERVEALKQGIDITGEIDPERLKNSSLKFTASLQDLKDCNFYIVAVPTPVDKNNQPNLTPLIKASELLGKVIKPGDIIVYESTVYPGVTEEICGKILAQISGLKQGIDFKLGYSPERINPGDKSHTLEKIVKVVSGEDEPTLNSITEVYSCIIQAGVYRAPSIKVAEAAKVIENIQRDLNIALMNELAIIFDHLNIRTQDVLNAARTKWNFLPFTPGLVGGHCIGVDPYYLTAKAEELGYHPQVILAGRRINDSMGTYLAQRLVKLLIQANCSIPSAKVGILGLTFKENVPDLRNSRVPDIVAELHQFRIQPLIHDPLADPVATQQEYAMTLVKWSDLLNLDAMILAVPHQTYLDLPVEKLLGCLGNKGVVMDVKSVLNPNLIPSHIHYWSL; via the coding sequence ATGTATTCTCATTCCCATCGCATTGCTGTTCTTGGTTTAGGATATGTAGGTTTACCTGTTGCCATTGCCTTTGCTGAAGTTTTCCCCGAAACCGTTGGATTTGATATTAAACTAGAACGAGTTGAAGCTTTAAAACAAGGAATTGATATTACCGGAGAAATTGACCCAGAACGGTTAAAAAATTCATCTTTAAAATTTACAGCATCTCTTCAAGATTTAAAAGACTGTAACTTTTATATTGTAGCAGTTCCCACGCCTGTTGATAAAAATAATCAACCCAACTTAACCCCCTTAATTAAAGCTTCTGAACTCTTAGGAAAAGTAATAAAACCCGGAGATATTATTGTTTATGAATCAACGGTTTATCCAGGGGTAACAGAAGAAATCTGTGGTAAAATATTAGCCCAAATTTCTGGTTTAAAACAAGGAATTGATTTTAAATTAGGCTATTCTCCAGAACGAATTAATCCGGGGGATAAATCCCATACCTTAGAAAAAATTGTGAAAGTGGTTTCAGGAGAAGATGAACCCACCTTAAATAGTATTACTGAAGTTTATAGCTGCATTATTCAAGCCGGGGTTTATCGTGCACCTTCGATTAAAGTTGCAGAAGCAGCGAAAGTGATAGAAAATATTCAACGAGACTTAAATATTGCTTTAATGAATGAATTAGCTATTATTTTTGATCACTTAAATATCCGCACTCAAGATGTATTAAATGCAGCTAGAACCAAATGGAACTTTTTACCTTTTACCCCTGGATTAGTTGGCGGTCATTGTATTGGTGTTGACCCGTATTATTTAACGGCAAAAGCCGAAGAATTAGGCTATCATCCCCAAGTTATTTTAGCGGGAAGACGGATTAATGATAGCATGGGAACTTATTTAGCTCAACGTTTAGTTAAACTGTTAATTCAAGCCAATTGTTCCATTCCTAGTGCAAAAGTTGGAATTTTAGGATTAACCTTTAAAGAAAATGTACCTGATTTACGCAATAGTCGCGTTCCTGATATTGTGGCGGAACTTCATCAATTTAGAATTCAACCGTTAATTCATGACCCCTTAGCTGACCCTGTTGCCACTCAACAAGAATATGCTATGACATTAGTAAAGTGGTCAGATTTATTGAACCTAGATGCGATGATTCTTGCGGTTCCCCATCAAACTTACCTCGACCTTCCTGTAGAAAAACTATTAGGGTGTTTAGGAAATAAAGGTGTCGTGATGGATGTCAAGTCTGTTCTTAACCCTAATTTAATTCCCTCTCATATTCACTACTGGAGTTTATAA
- a CDS encoding polysaccharide deacetylase family protein, which yields MNQKLSKTAIISIDVETDWGGRLPASTETIRGVKVGLPKIFEILNQYQCPATLFINGEIVPYIQEEINISIQKKFEIGSHGFTHRKMPELSKDEIIKELAKSKAILEEYTGQKIRGFRAPQARIPEGLYQYLKQTNYEYDSSVFAGKMPSRFNNQNVPIEPYLQDNIWEIPVNSLPLIPLPMGLLWIDLFQLSLIQLLSSVSPLPPIVQVYMHPFDFIPAYSVEDLSIPWGAKVWYTRQQGSALKTLNCLLYWLQQLGYTFRTAGDVINSCSMS from the coding sequence ATGAATCAAAAATTATCTAAAACAGCAATTATTTCCATTGATGTTGAAACGGACTGGGGAGGAAGACTTCCCGCTTCTACAGAAACAATTCGAGGAGTTAAAGTGGGTTTACCGAAGATTTTTGAGATTCTAAATCAATATCAATGCCCCGCAACTTTATTTATTAATGGAGAAATTGTTCCCTATATTCAAGAAGAAATTAATATTTCGATTCAAAAAAAATTTGAAATCGGTTCTCATGGTTTTACCCATCGAAAAATGCCTGAACTATCAAAAGATGAGATTATCAAAGAATTAGCAAAATCAAAAGCGATTTTAGAAGAGTATACAGGTCAAAAAATACGAGGATTTCGTGCGCCTCAAGCTCGAATTCCTGAAGGATTATATCAGTATTTAAAACAAACTAATTATGAGTATGATTCCTCGGTTTTTGCTGGAAAAATGCCTTCTCGGTTTAATAATCAAAATGTTCCAATTGAACCCTATTTACAAGATAATATCTGGGAAATTCCCGTTAATAGTTTACCCTTAATTCCATTACCGATGGGGTTATTATGGATTGATTTATTTCAATTATCCTTAATTCAACTGTTATCCTCAGTTTCTCCCCTTCCGCCTATTGTTCAAGTTTATATGCACCCCTTTGATTTTATTCCAGCCTATTCCGTCGAGGATTTATCAATTCCCTGGGGAGCAAAAGTATGGTATACTCGTCAACAAGGTTCAGCCTTAAAAACCCTAAATTGTTTACTATATTGGTTACAACAATTAGGGTATACTTTTAGAACGGCGGGTGACGTGATTAATTCTTGTTCGATGTCATAA